Proteins co-encoded in one Populus trichocarpa isolate Nisqually-1 chromosome 10, P.trichocarpa_v4.1, whole genome shotgun sequence genomic window:
- the LOC7491633 gene encoding uncharacterized protein LOC7491633 isoform X2: MASHPRRLLALVQHYANSLKSKMRIWKYFCSSVYTGQSHWRGSIVAIFLPVQCYWEVTAIWHAHINLQLTSPSLGLSFHSTKDLSADRIGICKFFGTRQLLPMFSVDFSSIPSCFVHMHLSLFVRFKFLSPIPVNNSLDEDDEDDDVMMSGSKVDQSCTTMKTDFALKITAVPEIDNSGSKAVVHPSVRASKLAGRSTQYRNGLNSRGIQKRRSSLRRGRPRNSAIAGLHKASGALVSDLISSRRKGIPFSSVVSKNKLRRSVRSSPAANIKEMNSAAVGVKKDMNMSSCSANILVSESDRCYRIEGATVMFEFTGSREWVLVVKKDGLTRYTHLAQKSMRTCASNRFTHDIIWTGDDNWKLEFPNRQDWFIFKELYKECSDCNVPASVSKVISVPGVREVLGYENGGGAPFLRPYAYISSENDEVARALARSTASYDMDSEDEEWLKKYNNDFLAESDHLSEDNFELLIDALEKSYYCNPDDFTDENAAAKYCKDFGRREVAEAVYSYWMKKRKQKCSPLLRVFQGHQAKKTPVIPKPVLRKRRSFKRPPSQFGRGKQPSLLPVMAADQDALEGYNAMHKIEEAENSVKRSLEAAILKRRRAQLLMKNADLATYKAAMALKIAEAALVASSTDVAVTQLCD, translated from the exons ATGGCCTCTCATCCCCGTCGACTTCTTGCGCTGG TGCAGCATTATGCAAATTCTTTGAAGAGCAAAATGCGGATTTGGAAGTATTTCTGCTCTAGCGTGTACACTGGGCAATCTCATTGGCGTGGATCCATAGTGGCAATTTTCTTGCCGGTGCAATGCTATTGGGAGGTTACTGCAATTTGGCATGCACACATCAATTTGCAGCTAACGAGTCCAAGTCTTGGTCTTTCTTTCCACAGCACCAAG gATCTTTCCGCTGATAGAATTGGAATTTGCAAGTTTTTTGGGACCAGGCAGCTTCTGCCAATGTTTTCTgtggatttttcttcaattccttCGTGTTTTGTGCACATGCATCTCAGTTTGTTTGTTAGGTTTAAATTTCTGTCTCCCATACCTGTAAATAACTCGTtggatgaggatgatgaggatgatgatgtaATGATGAGCGGAAGTAAAGTAGATCAATCATGCACGACCATGAAAACAGATTTTGCTCTGAAAATTACAGCTGTGCCTGAAATTGATAATTCTGGGAGTAAGGCAGTTGTACATCCATCTGTTAGAGCTTCCAAGTTAGCTGGTCGAAGCACCCAGTACAGAAATGGATTAAATTCCCGTGGTATTCAGAAAAGAAGGAGCTCACTCAGGAGAGGGAGACCTAGAAATTCTGCCATAGCTGGCCTGCACAAAGCTAGCGGTGCTTTGGTTTCTGATTTGATTAGTAGTAGAAGAAAAGGTATACCTTTCTCTTCTGTTGTGTCTAAGAACAAACTTAGAAGGTCAGTTCGAAGTAGCCCTGCAGCAAACATCAAAGAGATGAATTCTGCTGCAGTTGGAGTGAAGAAGGACATGAATATGTCTAGCTGCTCTGCAAATATACTGGTTTCCGAATCAGACAGATGTTACAGGATAGAAGGGGCCACTGTCATGTTTGAATTCACTGGTTCAAGGGAGTGGGTGCTTGTGGTGAAGAAAGATGGGTTAACCCGATACACCCATCTGGCACAGAAAAGTATGAGGACTTGTGCTTCCAACCGTTTCACTCATGATATAATTTGGACTGGGGATGACAATTGGAAGCTAGAATTCCCTAACCGACAGGACTGGTTCATTTTCAAGGAATTGTACAAGGAATGCTCTGATTGCAATGTTCCGGCTTCTGTTTCCAAGGTCATTTCTGTGCCTGGAGTACGAGAAGTGTTAGGCTATGAGAATGGTGGCGGTGCTCCCTTTTTAAGACCATATGCTTACATCtcttctgaaaatgatgaggtaGCTAGAGCTTTGGCGAGGAGCACTGCAAGTTATGACATGGATTCTGAAGATGAGGAATGGCTTAAGAAGTATAATAATGACTTTTTAGCAGAATCTGATCATCTTTCAGAGGATAACTTTGAGTTATTGATTGATGCTCTTGAGAAGTCATATTACTGCAATCCAGATGACTTCACTGATGAGAATGCAGCAGCAAAATACTGTAAGGATTTTGGTAGGAGGGAAGTGGCTGAAGCTGTGTACAGTTACTGGATGAAAAAACGGAAACAGAAATGTTCACCGTTGCTCCGAGTTTTCCAG GGGCATCAAGCTAAGAAAACCCCAGTGATTCCAAAACCTGTTCTGCGTAAGAGAAGGTCATTCAAACGACCTCCCAGTCAATTTGGAAGAGGCAAACAACCAAGTCTATTGCCAG TAATGGCTGCTGATCAAGATGCTTTGGAAGGATATAATGCCATGCATAAAATCGAAGAAGCTGAAAACTCAGTGAAGAGATCTTTGGAAGCTGCCATCCTCAAGCGTAGAAGGGCTCAGTTGCTCATGAAGAATGCAGATTTGGCAACCTATAAAGCTGCAATGGCACTTAAAATTGCTGAAGCTGCTCTTGTTGCCAGTTCAACTGATGTTGCTGTCACCCAATTGTGTGATTGA
- the LOC7491633 gene encoding uncharacterized protein LOC7491633 isoform X1 encodes MPSVGLRRTTRVFGVIKGVDGARVLRSGRRLWQESGDGKLRRSNDGDEWYHTIIKNDNYQTKNQNKNSDLKYKENSGWAHDDKLKKDLGVVIAIAAPKRIKRVKSEKKFGIVYRRKRKRLGGEKSEDSEDKKFGIQFSRRQRRSLDDESSESLVCTPELVVLVEDFSSSSSNGLSCFLSSVLRYIKRVNLSLSELADFLLSEPISSVFASNGLHFARDLSADRIGICKFFGTRQLLPMFSVDFSSIPSCFVHMHLSLFVRFKFLSPIPVNNSLDEDDEDDDVMMSGSKVDQSCTTMKTDFALKITAVPEIDNSGSKAVVHPSVRASKLAGRSTQYRNGLNSRGIQKRRSSLRRGRPRNSAIAGLHKASGALVSDLISSRRKGIPFSSVVSKNKLRRSVRSSPAANIKEMNSAAVGVKKDMNMSSCSANILVSESDRCYRIEGATVMFEFTGSREWVLVVKKDGLTRYTHLAQKSMRTCASNRFTHDIIWTGDDNWKLEFPNRQDWFIFKELYKECSDCNVPASVSKVISVPGVREVLGYENGGGAPFLRPYAYISSENDEVARALARSTASYDMDSEDEEWLKKYNNDFLAESDHLSEDNFELLIDALEKSYYCNPDDFTDENAAAKYCKDFGRREVAEAVYSYWMKKRKQKCSPLLRVFQGHQAKKTPVIPKPVLRKRRSFKRPPSQFGRGKQPSLLPVMAADQDALEGYNAMHKIEEAENSVKRSLEAAILKRRRAQLLMKNADLATYKAAMALKIAEAALVASSTDVAVTQLCD; translated from the exons ATGCCGTCGGTGGGGTTGCGGAGGACGACGAGGGTGTTTGGGGTAATTAAGGGAGTTGATGGGGCTCGGGTGTTGAGGTCTGGGCGGCGTTTATGGCAGGAATCTGGTGATGGCAAGCTCAGGAGAAGCAATGATGGCGACGAGTGGTACCACACTATAATCAAGAACGACAACTATCAGAcgaagaatcaaaataaaaatagtgatcTGAAGTACAAGGAGAATAGTGGGTGGGCCCATGACGATAAACTGAAGAAAGATCTTGGTGTTGTTATTGCCATTGCAGCGCCTAAGAGAATTAAGAGGGTTAAGAGTGAGAAGAAGTTTGGGATTGTTTATAGGAGGAAAAGGAAGAGACTTGGTGGTGAAAAGAGTGAAGATTCGGAGGATAAGAAGTTTGGGATTCAGTTTTCACGTAGGCAGCGAAGGAGTCTGGATGATGAGAGTTCGGAGAGTCTTGTGTGTACTCCTGAGCTTGTTGTTTTAGTTGAGGATTTTAGTTCTAGTAGTAGTAATGGGTTGTCTTGTTTTTTGAGTTCGGTTTTGAGGTATATTAAGAGGGTCAATTTGAGCCTTTCTGAACTTGCTGATTTTCTCTTGTCGGAGCCAATCAGCAGTGTTTTTGCCTCGAATGGACTTCATTTTGCGCGG gATCTTTCCGCTGATAGAATTGGAATTTGCAAGTTTTTTGGGACCAGGCAGCTTCTGCCAATGTTTTCTgtggatttttcttcaattccttCGTGTTTTGTGCACATGCATCTCAGTTTGTTTGTTAGGTTTAAATTTCTGTCTCCCATACCTGTAAATAACTCGTtggatgaggatgatgaggatgatgatgtaATGATGAGCGGAAGTAAAGTAGATCAATCATGCACGACCATGAAAACAGATTTTGCTCTGAAAATTACAGCTGTGCCTGAAATTGATAATTCTGGGAGTAAGGCAGTTGTACATCCATCTGTTAGAGCTTCCAAGTTAGCTGGTCGAAGCACCCAGTACAGAAATGGATTAAATTCCCGTGGTATTCAGAAAAGAAGGAGCTCACTCAGGAGAGGGAGACCTAGAAATTCTGCCATAGCTGGCCTGCACAAAGCTAGCGGTGCTTTGGTTTCTGATTTGATTAGTAGTAGAAGAAAAGGTATACCTTTCTCTTCTGTTGTGTCTAAGAACAAACTTAGAAGGTCAGTTCGAAGTAGCCCTGCAGCAAACATCAAAGAGATGAATTCTGCTGCAGTTGGAGTGAAGAAGGACATGAATATGTCTAGCTGCTCTGCAAATATACTGGTTTCCGAATCAGACAGATGTTACAGGATAGAAGGGGCCACTGTCATGTTTGAATTCACTGGTTCAAGGGAGTGGGTGCTTGTGGTGAAGAAAGATGGGTTAACCCGATACACCCATCTGGCACAGAAAAGTATGAGGACTTGTGCTTCCAACCGTTTCACTCATGATATAATTTGGACTGGGGATGACAATTGGAAGCTAGAATTCCCTAACCGACAGGACTGGTTCATTTTCAAGGAATTGTACAAGGAATGCTCTGATTGCAATGTTCCGGCTTCTGTTTCCAAGGTCATTTCTGTGCCTGGAGTACGAGAAGTGTTAGGCTATGAGAATGGTGGCGGTGCTCCCTTTTTAAGACCATATGCTTACATCtcttctgaaaatgatgaggtaGCTAGAGCTTTGGCGAGGAGCACTGCAAGTTATGACATGGATTCTGAAGATGAGGAATGGCTTAAGAAGTATAATAATGACTTTTTAGCAGAATCTGATCATCTTTCAGAGGATAACTTTGAGTTATTGATTGATGCTCTTGAGAAGTCATATTACTGCAATCCAGATGACTTCACTGATGAGAATGCAGCAGCAAAATACTGTAAGGATTTTGGTAGGAGGGAAGTGGCTGAAGCTGTGTACAGTTACTGGATGAAAAAACGGAAACAGAAATGTTCACCGTTGCTCCGAGTTTTCCAG GGGCATCAAGCTAAGAAAACCCCAGTGATTCCAAAACCTGTTCTGCGTAAGAGAAGGTCATTCAAACGACCTCCCAGTCAATTTGGAAGAGGCAAACAACCAAGTCTATTGCCAG TAATGGCTGCTGATCAAGATGCTTTGGAAGGATATAATGCCATGCATAAAATCGAAGAAGCTGAAAACTCAGTGAAGAGATCTTTGGAAGCTGCCATCCTCAAGCGTAGAAGGGCTCAGTTGCTCATGAAGAATGCAGATTTGGCAACCTATAAAGCTGCAATGGCACTTAAAATTGCTGAAGCTGCTCTTGTTGCCAGTTCAACTGATGTTGCTGTCACCCAATTGTGTGATTGA
- the LOC7491633 gene encoding uncharacterized protein LOC7491633 isoform X3, which yields MQDFANWEAQVQHYANSLKSKMRIWKYFCSSVYTGQSHWRGSIVAIFLPVQCYWEVTAIWHAHINLQLTSPSLGLSFHSTKDLSADRIGICKFFGTRQLLPMFSVDFSSIPSCFVHMHLSLFVRFKFLSPIPVNNSLDEDDEDDDVMMSGSKVDQSCTTMKTDFALKITAVPEIDNSGSKAVVHPSVRASKLAGRSTQYRNGLNSRGIQKRRSSLRRGRPRNSAIAGLHKASGALVSDLISSRRKGIPFSSVVSKNKLRRSVRSSPAANIKEMNSAAVGVKKDMNMSSCSANILVSESDRCYRIEGATVMFEFTGSREWVLVVKKDGLTRYTHLAQKSMRTCASNRFTHDIIWTGDDNWKLEFPNRQDWFIFKELYKECSDCNVPASVSKVISVPGVREVLGYENGGGAPFLRPYAYISSENDEVARALARSTASYDMDSEDEEWLKKYNNDFLAESDHLSEDNFELLIDALEKSYYCNPDDFTDENAAAKYCKDFGRREVAEAVYSYWMKKRKQKCSPLLRVFQGHQAKKTPVIPKPVLRKRRSFKRPPSQFGRGKQPSLLPVMAADQDALEGYNAMHKIEEAENSVKRSLEAAILKRRRAQLLMKNADLATYKAAMALKIAEAALVASSTDVAVTQLCD from the exons ATGCAGGATTTTGCCAATTGGGAAGCTCAAG TGCAGCATTATGCAAATTCTTTGAAGAGCAAAATGCGGATTTGGAAGTATTTCTGCTCTAGCGTGTACACTGGGCAATCTCATTGGCGTGGATCCATAGTGGCAATTTTCTTGCCGGTGCAATGCTATTGGGAGGTTACTGCAATTTGGCATGCACACATCAATTTGCAGCTAACGAGTCCAAGTCTTGGTCTTTCTTTCCACAGCACCAAG gATCTTTCCGCTGATAGAATTGGAATTTGCAAGTTTTTTGGGACCAGGCAGCTTCTGCCAATGTTTTCTgtggatttttcttcaattccttCGTGTTTTGTGCACATGCATCTCAGTTTGTTTGTTAGGTTTAAATTTCTGTCTCCCATACCTGTAAATAACTCGTtggatgaggatgatgaggatgatgatgtaATGATGAGCGGAAGTAAAGTAGATCAATCATGCACGACCATGAAAACAGATTTTGCTCTGAAAATTACAGCTGTGCCTGAAATTGATAATTCTGGGAGTAAGGCAGTTGTACATCCATCTGTTAGAGCTTCCAAGTTAGCTGGTCGAAGCACCCAGTACAGAAATGGATTAAATTCCCGTGGTATTCAGAAAAGAAGGAGCTCACTCAGGAGAGGGAGACCTAGAAATTCTGCCATAGCTGGCCTGCACAAAGCTAGCGGTGCTTTGGTTTCTGATTTGATTAGTAGTAGAAGAAAAGGTATACCTTTCTCTTCTGTTGTGTCTAAGAACAAACTTAGAAGGTCAGTTCGAAGTAGCCCTGCAGCAAACATCAAAGAGATGAATTCTGCTGCAGTTGGAGTGAAGAAGGACATGAATATGTCTAGCTGCTCTGCAAATATACTGGTTTCCGAATCAGACAGATGTTACAGGATAGAAGGGGCCACTGTCATGTTTGAATTCACTGGTTCAAGGGAGTGGGTGCTTGTGGTGAAGAAAGATGGGTTAACCCGATACACCCATCTGGCACAGAAAAGTATGAGGACTTGTGCTTCCAACCGTTTCACTCATGATATAATTTGGACTGGGGATGACAATTGGAAGCTAGAATTCCCTAACCGACAGGACTGGTTCATTTTCAAGGAATTGTACAAGGAATGCTCTGATTGCAATGTTCCGGCTTCTGTTTCCAAGGTCATTTCTGTGCCTGGAGTACGAGAAGTGTTAGGCTATGAGAATGGTGGCGGTGCTCCCTTTTTAAGACCATATGCTTACATCtcttctgaaaatgatgaggtaGCTAGAGCTTTGGCGAGGAGCACTGCAAGTTATGACATGGATTCTGAAGATGAGGAATGGCTTAAGAAGTATAATAATGACTTTTTAGCAGAATCTGATCATCTTTCAGAGGATAACTTTGAGTTATTGATTGATGCTCTTGAGAAGTCATATTACTGCAATCCAGATGACTTCACTGATGAGAATGCAGCAGCAAAATACTGTAAGGATTTTGGTAGGAGGGAAGTGGCTGAAGCTGTGTACAGTTACTGGATGAAAAAACGGAAACAGAAATGTTCACCGTTGCTCCGAGTTTTCCAG GGGCATCAAGCTAAGAAAACCCCAGTGATTCCAAAACCTGTTCTGCGTAAGAGAAGGTCATTCAAACGACCTCCCAGTCAATTTGGAAGAGGCAAACAACCAAGTCTATTGCCAG TAATGGCTGCTGATCAAGATGCTTTGGAAGGATATAATGCCATGCATAAAATCGAAGAAGCTGAAAACTCAGTGAAGAGATCTTTGGAAGCTGCCATCCTCAAGCGTAGAAGGGCTCAGTTGCTCATGAAGAATGCAGATTTGGCAACCTATAAAGCTGCAATGGCACTTAAAATTGCTGAAGCTGCTCTTGTTGCCAGTTCAACTGATGTTGCTGTCACCCAATTGTGTGATTGA